A region from the Streptomyces lydicus genome encodes:
- a CDS encoding MFS transporter translates to MTTAMGAALRRIQLGNALSAFGSGFTVPYLYVYVAKVRDLGASTAGAVLALLAVAALVVLPLTGRAIDRRGPLPVAVAGTVSAAVGSLGIGLSATEPLVIASAIALGAGIAVIQPALATMIVWCSTTLTRSRAFATQFFLNNLGLGVGGLVGGLLVDEAHASSFVRLFAIEAVMFLVLGAAVASVRLPRSPKVEDAVPTEERAKGAWRAMFADRRMVWLCVLGFVLFFACYGQFESGLAAYATEVTRIPPAGLGIALAANTAAIVAAQFVVLKLVERRRRSRVMALVGVVWTVAWLAAGLSGLVHGAQVVATTLLISTYALFGIGESMLSPTVAPLVADLAPASLIGQYNSAFALVKQLALALGPAVGALMVGHGMYGAYIGMLVVCALGITALSLWLGRMLRPAQDNPHRAVASLPAARVPAEAEAVACGA, encoded by the coding sequence GTGACCACCGCGATGGGCGCCGCGTTGCGCCGGATCCAGCTCGGGAACGCGCTGAGTGCGTTCGGGAGCGGCTTCACCGTTCCGTATCTGTACGTCTATGTGGCGAAGGTGCGGGATCTCGGCGCGAGCACTGCCGGTGCGGTGCTCGCCCTGCTGGCGGTGGCCGCGCTGGTCGTCCTGCCGCTGACCGGTCGCGCCATCGACCGGCGAGGGCCGCTGCCGGTGGCCGTCGCCGGCACGGTCTCCGCCGCCGTCGGTTCCCTGGGGATCGGGCTGTCCGCCACCGAGCCGCTGGTCATCGCGTCGGCCATCGCGCTCGGTGCCGGGATAGCGGTCATTCAGCCGGCCCTCGCGACCATGATCGTGTGGTGCTCGACGACGCTGACGAGGTCGCGGGCGTTCGCCACCCAGTTCTTCCTGAACAACCTGGGGCTGGGCGTCGGCGGACTGGTCGGCGGACTGCTGGTCGACGAGGCGCATGCGTCGAGCTTCGTGCGGCTGTTCGCCATCGAGGCCGTGATGTTCCTGGTGCTCGGCGCGGCGGTGGCGAGCGTACGGCTGCCGCGGTCGCCGAAGGTCGAGGACGCGGTGCCGACCGAGGAGCGGGCCAAGGGTGCCTGGCGGGCGATGTTCGCCGACCGGCGGATGGTGTGGCTGTGTGTCCTCGGGTTCGTGCTCTTCTTCGCCTGCTACGGACAGTTCGAGTCGGGGCTCGCGGCCTACGCGACCGAGGTCACCCGCATACCGCCGGCCGGCCTGGGCATCGCGCTCGCGGCCAATACGGCGGCGATCGTGGCGGCGCAGTTCGTGGTGCTCAAGCTGGTCGAGCGGCGGCGGCGCAGCCGGGTGATGGCGCTGGTCGGCGTGGTCTGGACGGTGGCGTGGCTGGCCGCCGGGCTGTCCGGGCTGGTGCACGGCGCGCAGGTGGTGGCGACGACGCTGCTGATCTCGACCTATGCGCTGTTCGGTATCGGTGAGTCGATGCTGTCGCCGACGGTGGCTCCGCTGGTGGCCGATCTGGCGCCGGCTTCCCTGATCGGGCAGTACAACTCGGCGTTCGCGCTGGTCAAGCAGCTGGCGTTGGCGCTCGGTCCGGCCGTGGGCGCGCTGATGGTGGGGCACGGGATGTACGGGGCGTACATCGGGATGCTCGTCGTGTGTGCGCTGGGGATCACGGCGTTGTCGCTGTGGCTGGGGCGGATGCTGCGTCCGGCGCAGGACAATCCGCACCGTGCGGTGGCCTCCCTGCCCGCGGCGCGGGTACCGGCCGAGGCGGAAGCCGTGGCCTGCGGGGCCTGA
- a CDS encoding HAD family hydrolase, with protein MRYDLVIFDNDGVLVDSEPISNRILAAYLTELGHPTTYEESLRYYMGGAMHRIHEAVLERSGERLPAGFDEAFHGRVFEEFRRRLEPVAGVIEVLEKLAADGVPYCVGSSGSHERIRVALTKTGLIERFAERRHGGGTRLFSSQDVGRGKPAPDLFLHVAREMGVAPERCAVVEDSPLGVRAAVAAGMDVYGFTAMTPAAKLTEAGATALFGRMAELPGLLR; from the coding sequence ATGCGCTATGACTTGGTCATCTTTGATAACGATGGCGTCCTGGTGGACAGCGAGCCGATCTCCAATCGGATACTTGCCGCCTACCTCACCGAGCTGGGCCATCCGACCACCTATGAAGAGTCGTTGCGCTACTACATGGGCGGTGCGATGCACCGTATTCACGAGGCAGTGCTGGAGCGGTCCGGCGAGCGGCTGCCAGCTGGGTTCGACGAGGCCTTTCACGGGCGGGTCTTCGAGGAGTTCCGCCGGCGGCTGGAGCCCGTGGCGGGTGTGATCGAGGTACTGGAGAAGCTGGCCGCCGACGGGGTGCCGTATTGCGTCGGGTCGTCGGGGAGCCATGAGCGGATCCGGGTGGCGCTGACGAAGACCGGGCTGATCGAGCGGTTCGCCGAGAGGCGGCACGGGGGCGGCACGCGCCTCTTCTCCTCGCAGGATGTGGGGCGGGGGAAGCCGGCTCCGGACCTGTTTCTGCATGTGGCACGGGAGATGGGCGTGGCGCCGGAGCGGTGTGCGGTGGTCGAGGACAGCCCGCTGGGGGTACGGGCCGCGGTCGCCGCGGGGATGGACGTCTACGGCTTCACGGCGATGACGCCGGCGGCGAAGCTGACGGAGGCCGGGGCCACCGCGCTGTTCGGCCGGATGGCGGAGCTGCCGGGGCTGCTGCGGTAG
- a CDS encoding TetR/AcrR family transcriptional regulator, with the protein MHIQGSHWQTNVAVAHAADDAGSVKESNNAANGTHGAGTGSGNGTGVRNGARTATGGRSTPLRVDAQRNLEHVLRAAREVFGELGYGAPMEDVARRARVGVGTVYRRFPSKDVLVRRIAEEETARLTDQARTALGQEEDAWSALSRFLRTSVASGAGRLLPPGILRVSADAHRATEQAADGTDGPRVPDGLGEARVPDGLSEARVPQQRMAPGTDGVPVDLRLVAARDAAEGGQGPAGGAAPATATAGDVDGAGAGAGAGAEEMAGAEALLEVVGRLVERARTAGELRADVTVADILLVIATGAPTLPEPSHQQAASARLLEILLEGLRSRPAE; encoded by the coding sequence ATGCACATTCAGGGCTCTCATTGGCAGACCAACGTCGCTGTGGCGCATGCCGCCGACGACGCCGGGAGCGTGAAGGAAAGCAACAACGCGGCCAACGGCACCCACGGCGCCGGCACCGGTTCCGGCAACGGCACAGGTGTGCGGAACGGTGCCCGTACGGCGACGGGGGGCCGGAGCACGCCGCTGCGGGTGGATGCCCAGCGCAATCTGGAACATGTGCTGCGGGCCGCGCGCGAGGTGTTCGGCGAGCTGGGGTACGGCGCGCCCATGGAGGACGTGGCGCGGCGGGCCCGGGTCGGTGTCGGCACGGTCTACCGCCGTTTCCCCAGCAAGGACGTGCTGGTCCGCCGGATAGCCGAGGAAGAGACCGCACGGCTGACGGACCAGGCACGTACGGCCCTGGGCCAGGAGGAGGACGCGTGGTCCGCGCTGTCCCGCTTCCTGCGGACCTCGGTCGCCTCGGGGGCCGGACGGCTGCTGCCGCCGGGCATTCTGCGGGTGAGCGCGGACGCCCACCGGGCCACGGAGCAGGCGGCGGACGGCACGGACGGGCCACGGGTGCCGGACGGGCTGGGCGAGGCCCGGGTCCCGGACGGCCTGAGCGAGGCGCGGGTGCCCCAGCAGCGGATGGCACCCGGCACGGACGGGGTACCGGTCGATCTCCGGCTGGTCGCCGCTCGCGATGCCGCGGAGGGCGGGCAGGGCCCGGCGGGCGGCGCCGCGCCGGCCACTGCCACTGCCGGTGACGTTGACGGTGCCGGTGCCGGTGCCGGTGCCGGTGCCGAAGAGATGGCGGGCGCCGAGGCGTTGCTGGAGGTCGTCGGGCGGCTCGTGGAGCGGGCCAGGACAGCGGGTGAGCTGCGCGCCGATGTGACGGTCGCCGACATTCTGTTAGTGATCGCCACGGGCGCGCCGACGCTGCCCGAACCCAGTCACCAGCAGGCCGCCTCCGCTCGGCTGCTGGAGATTCTGCTGGAGGGGCTGCGTTCACGCCCTGCCGAGTGA
- a CDS encoding 30S ribosomal protein bS22, whose product MGSVIKKRRKRMAKKKHRKLLKRTRVQRRNKK is encoded by the coding sequence GTGGGCTCTGTTATCAAGAAGCGGCGCAAGCGGATGGCTAAGAAGAAGCACCGCAAGCTGCTCAAGCGCACCCGTGTTCAGCGTCGTAACAAGAAGTAA
- a CDS encoding NAD(P)/FAD-dependent oxidoreductase — translation MYTALRLQRKLKQELHRGTVEIIVVDPEPYMTYQPFLPEAAAGSISPRHVVVPLRRVLPQCKVVIGEVTALDHGERRATITTLAAEETGNGAVEVEYDELVLAPGSVSRTLPVPGLADVGIGFKTVEEAIGLRNHVLAQLDIASSTRDPAVRDAALTFVFVGGGYAGVEALAELEDMARYAVRYYHNVQPEDMKWILVEATDRILPEVGPDMGRYAVRELRARNIDVRMETRLESCEKRVARLSDGSRFPTRTLVWTAGVKPHPILAATGLPLNAHGRLRCTAALRVDGVEHAWSAGDAAAVPDLTAAPPAKPDEPRALCAPNAQHAVRQSKVLAENIAAVVRGGPVQDYAHKYAGSVASLGLHKGVAHVYGRKLKGYPAWFMHRAYHLSRVPTFNRKARVLAEWALAGLFKREIVSLGSLENPRAEFELAAGTGRHNEAS, via the coding sequence ATGTACACCGCTCTGCGGCTGCAGCGGAAACTGAAGCAGGAACTGCACCGGGGCACCGTCGAGATCATCGTGGTCGACCCCGAGCCGTACATGACGTACCAGCCCTTCCTGCCCGAGGCCGCGGCCGGTTCGATTTCCCCGCGCCATGTCGTCGTACCGCTGCGCCGGGTGCTGCCGCAGTGCAAGGTCGTCATCGGCGAGGTCACCGCCCTCGACCACGGAGAGCGCCGGGCCACCATCACCACCTTGGCCGCCGAGGAGACCGGCAACGGCGCCGTCGAGGTCGAGTACGACGAACTGGTCCTGGCGCCCGGCTCGGTCTCACGCACCCTGCCGGTCCCTGGCCTGGCCGATGTCGGCATCGGCTTCAAGACGGTCGAGGAGGCCATCGGACTGCGCAACCACGTCCTCGCCCAGCTCGACATCGCCTCCTCCACCCGCGACCCCGCGGTCCGCGACGCCGCGCTCACCTTCGTCTTCGTCGGCGGCGGTTACGCGGGCGTGGAGGCGCTGGCCGAACTGGAGGACATGGCCCGCTACGCCGTCCGCTACTACCACAACGTCCAGCCCGAGGACATGAAGTGGATCCTGGTCGAGGCGACCGACCGGATCCTGCCCGAAGTGGGCCCCGACATGGGCCGTTACGCCGTCCGTGAGCTGCGCGCCCGCAATATCGACGTCCGGATGGAGACCCGGCTGGAGTCCTGTGAAAAACGGGTCGCCCGGCTCAGCGACGGCTCCCGCTTCCCGACCCGGACCCTGGTGTGGACCGCGGGTGTCAAACCGCACCCCATCCTGGCCGCCACCGGGCTGCCGCTGAACGCCCACGGCCGCCTCCGGTGCACCGCCGCGCTCCGGGTGGACGGCGTCGAGCATGCCTGGTCCGCCGGCGACGCGGCCGCGGTCCCCGACCTGACGGCCGCACCGCCTGCCAAGCCCGACGAGCCCCGCGCCCTGTGCGCCCCCAACGCGCAGCACGCCGTCCGCCAGTCCAAGGTGCTCGCCGAGAACATCGCGGCGGTGGTACGCGGCGGCCCGGTCCAGGACTACGCGCACAAATACGCCGGCTCAGTGGCCTCACTCGGCCTGCACAAGGGCGTGGCACACGTCTACGGGCGCAAGCTGAAGGGCTACCCGGCGTGGTTCATGCACCGCGCCTACCACCTCAGCCGGGTGCCGACCTTCAACCGCAAGGCACGGGTACTCGCCGAATGGGCGCTGGCCGGCCTGTTCAAACGCGAGATCGTCTCGCTCGGCTCGCTGGAGAACCCGCGCGCCGAGTTCGAACTCGCCGCGGGCACCGGACGGCACAACGAGGCCAGTTGA
- a CDS encoding phosphatase has product MLGTGALRAHLIEARLAGTVATRREKSLARYRLFAARDPRALLGLDPEGDWPVGEVLRLMGQKCGVSVDLAHTSGPDEIDPDRTLAALDRFAERVGEAAGRRAPVLIGTGHPHRLVGFYATLADALSSAGCPVLTPAYGARVDIATRFGVRTCTLDYVRGVAVMRETGVRGAPGTGGVHTHSPLPVRTALAASGGYAGPLPTLVIGDHGWVCGAGQLGIEAIGPADADDPALFVGEAEGRVSVAVPLDDGVPSAHYQPLARYVLNRAYLSR; this is encoded by the coding sequence GTGTTGGGCACCGGGGCGCTGCGGGCGCACCTGATCGAGGCGCGGCTCGCGGGGACGGTCGCGACCCGACGGGAGAAGAGTCTGGCGCGCTACCGGCTCTTTGCGGCGCGCGATCCCCGGGCGCTGCTGGGGCTGGATCCCGAAGGGGACTGGCCGGTCGGTGAAGTACTGCGACTGATGGGGCAGAAGTGCGGGGTTTCGGTCGATCTCGCACATACTTCCGGCCCGGATGAGATCGATCCCGACCGCACCCTCGCGGCGCTGGACCGGTTCGCCGAACGGGTGGGAGAGGCGGCCGGCCGCCGGGCGCCGGTGCTGATCGGTACCGGCCATCCGCACCGGCTGGTGGGGTTCTACGCCACCCTCGCAGACGCTCTCTCGTCGGCGGGCTGTCCCGTTCTCACCCCGGCGTATGGCGCCCGTGTCGACATAGCGACCCGGTTCGGCGTACGTACCTGCACACTCGACTACGTACGGGGAGTCGCGGTGATGCGAGAAACCGGCGTGCGGGGCGCGCCGGGGACGGGGGGCGTACACACCCATTCACCGCTCCCTGTACGGACCGCCCTGGCGGCCTCGGGGGGCTACGCCGGGCCGCTGCCGACCCTGGTGATCGGGGACCATGGATGGGTCTGCGGGGCAGGTCAGCTGGGCATCGAGGCGATCGGGCCGGCGGATGCGGACGATCCGGCGCTGTTCGTCGGCGAGGCCGAGGGGCGGGTGTCGGTGGCGGTGCCGCTCGACGACGGCGTGCCGAGCGCGCACTACCAGCCTCTGGCGCGCTATGTGCTCAATCGTGCATATCTGTCCCGATAG
- a CDS encoding helix-turn-helix domain-containing protein has translation MAADQRPLNEVVFLTVAEVATVMRVSKMTVYRLVHSGHLPAIRVGRSFRVPEQAVHDYLRESFVGVESA, from the coding sequence ATGGCTGCAGACCAGAGGCCTCTGAACGAGGTCGTGTTCCTGACAGTGGCGGAAGTCGCCACGGTGATGCGGGTGTCGAAGATGACCGTGTACCGCTTGGTGCACAGTGGCCATCTGCCCGCGATTCGGGTGGGGAGGTCTTTCCGGGTTCCGGAGCAAGCGGTTCACGACTATCTCCGGGAGTCCTTTGTGGGGGTGGAATCGGCCTGA
- a CDS encoding ATP-binding SpoIIE family protein phosphatase, with translation MIFTRWSAKFPGTQRRAAARSDRAAPRPASGTPAAPPAASPVPSAVPAADDGTPAAPTAATTGSVPAARAEHAEATATGEPTSVALPPTVDALSVHDILGTIPALVAVVYGPEHRLAYVNGAYAGVFGPRPAGRTAREALPELDALGLLPLMDQVLRSGKPRTVKSRKVPGGAGGDRTRDGYYTFTCTPIEVAASGPAPDPEVACVAPHKGVLVFGAEVTDQIESAERLRASEARQREAAVTLQRSLLPQELEQPDDLCVAATYQPGGTDAAVGGDWYDVITLGAGRTALVIGDVMGRGVRAAAVMGQLRTAVRAYARLDLPPHEVLQLLDGLAAEIDASQIATCVYAVHDPNEGRLVYASAGHLPILVRDVDGTVIRAAEPTGPPLGTGGWLHTSGSVPLGPGSSAVLYTDGLVERRDKDIDHGVEALERAFAGAAGAPDIVCDRLLRSLGITAAHDDDVAILVIQHPERTGHDAELFHNAALELLGGTEAAPRARAFASGVLASWRFPPELHDLGVLAASELVANSLQHGTPPMRLRLRRTDRRLIVEVTDGDDHLPRRRRAEPADEAGRGISIVATIASSWGSRRTPGGGKAVWCEFALPRG, from the coding sequence GTGATCTTCACGCGCTGGAGCGCCAAATTCCCCGGCACCCAACGGCGTGCCGCCGCGCGGTCCGACCGCGCCGCGCCCCGCCCCGCGTCCGGCACGCCGGCCGCACCCCCCGCCGCGTCCCCGGTGCCGTCCGCGGTGCCCGCGGCGGACGACGGCACGCCCGCCGCACCGACGGCCGCGACCACCGGCTCCGTCCCCGCGGCCCGCGCCGAGCACGCCGAAGCCACGGCCACCGGGGAACCCACCTCCGTGGCCCTGCCGCCCACGGTCGACGCCCTGTCGGTCCACGACATCCTCGGCACCATCCCCGCCCTCGTCGCCGTCGTCTACGGTCCCGAGCACCGCCTCGCGTACGTCAACGGCGCCTACGCCGGCGTCTTCGGCCCCCGCCCGGCCGGCCGCACCGCCCGCGAAGCCCTCCCCGAGCTCGACGCCCTCGGCCTGCTCCCCCTGATGGACCAGGTGCTGCGCAGCGGCAAACCGCGGACGGTCAAGTCCCGCAAGGTCCCCGGCGGCGCGGGCGGCGACCGCACCCGCGACGGCTACTACACCTTCACCTGCACCCCGATCGAGGTCGCCGCCAGCGGCCCGGCACCCGACCCCGAGGTCGCCTGTGTCGCCCCGCACAAGGGCGTCCTGGTCTTCGGCGCCGAGGTCACCGACCAGATCGAGTCCGCCGAGCGGCTGCGCGCCAGCGAGGCCCGCCAGCGCGAGGCCGCGGTCACCCTCCAGCGCTCCCTGCTGCCCCAGGAACTGGAGCAGCCCGACGACCTCTGCGTCGCGGCCACCTACCAGCCCGGCGGCACGGACGCCGCGGTCGGCGGCGACTGGTACGACGTCATCACCCTCGGCGCCGGCCGTACGGCCCTGGTCATCGGCGACGTCATGGGCCGCGGGGTGCGCGCCGCCGCCGTCATGGGCCAGCTGCGCACCGCCGTCCGCGCCTACGCCCGCCTCGACCTCCCGCCCCACGAGGTCCTGCAGCTCCTTGATGGCCTGGCCGCCGAGATCGACGCCAGCCAGATCGCCACCTGCGTCTACGCCGTCCACGACCCGAACGAGGGCCGGCTGGTCTACGCCTCCGCCGGCCATCTGCCCATCCTCGTACGCGACGTGGACGGCACGGTCATCCGCGCCGCCGAACCGACCGGACCGCCCTTGGGTACCGGCGGCTGGCTGCACACCTCCGGATCCGTCCCCCTGGGCCCCGGCAGCAGCGCCGTCCTCTACACCGACGGCCTGGTCGAGCGCCGCGACAAGGACATCGACCACGGCGTCGAGGCCCTGGAACGCGCCTTCGCCGGTGCCGCCGGCGCCCCGGACATCGTCTGCGACCGCCTGCTGCGCTCCCTGGGCATCACGGCCGCGCACGACGACGACGTCGCCATCCTCGTCATCCAGCACCCGGAGCGGACCGGCCATGACGCCGAGCTGTTCCACAACGCCGCGCTCGAACTCCTCGGCGGCACCGAAGCGGCCCCGCGCGCCCGCGCCTTCGCCTCCGGAGTCCTCGCCTCCTGGCGTTTCCCGCCCGAGCTGCACGACCTCGGTGTGCTGGCCGCCAGCGAACTGGTCGCCAACTCCCTCCAGCACGGCACCCCGCCCATGCGCCTGCGCCTGCGCCGCACGGACCGCCGGCTGATCGTCGAGGTCACCGACGGCGACGACCACCTCCCGCGCCGCCGACGTGCCGAACCGGCCGACGAGGCCGGCCGGGGCATCTCCATCGTCGCCACCATCGCCTCGTCCTGGGGCTCCCGCCGCACCCCGGGCGGCGGCAAGGCCGTCTGGTGCGAATTCGCGCTGCCCCGCGGATAG
- a CDS encoding MarR family winged helix-turn-helix transcriptional regulator, with protein MPEPSDAAADAAEPSLEEQIAAYQREFQDLDPQVEQVVSALQRLNRRMNVAYGRQTATLGLSNAEWEVLKALVVSGAPYQLGPGELAKLLGLTPAAMTHRIDRMANEGLVTRERDETNRVRVIVALTHEGREKWLEAMRLASVFEEDLLQDLSGEERQLLGQVLTRLLRRVEDAQPDADGRLSDLD; from the coding sequence ATGCCTGAGCCCTCAGATGCGGCCGCCGACGCTGCCGAGCCGAGCCTCGAGGAACAGATCGCGGCCTATCAGCGCGAATTCCAAGACCTCGACCCCCAGGTGGAGCAGGTCGTCTCCGCACTCCAGCGCCTCAACCGACGGATGAACGTCGCCTACGGGAGGCAGACCGCCACCCTTGGGCTGAGCAACGCCGAGTGGGAAGTCCTCAAGGCCCTCGTCGTCTCCGGCGCCCCCTACCAATTGGGCCCCGGCGAACTCGCCAAGCTCCTCGGTCTCACGCCGGCCGCCATGACCCACCGCATCGACCGCATGGCGAACGAGGGGCTGGTGACACGGGAGCGCGACGAGACCAACCGCGTCCGCGTGATCGTCGCGCTCACCCACGAGGGCCGCGAGAAGTGGCTTGAGGCGATGCGCCTGGCATCGGTCTTCGAGGAAGACCTCCTCCAGGACCTCTCCGGCGAGGAACGCCAGCTCCTCGGCCAGGTCCTGACCCGCCTGCTGCGCCGTGTCGAGGACGCCCAGCCGGACGCCGACGGACGTCTGAGTGACCTCGACTGA
- a CDS encoding acetoin utilization protein AcuC, with product MSGRAQLMWDEAVTGYDFGSGHPMDPVRLALTMRLVEAYELDRGPLEVVAAKPAGDSTLRLVHREDYIGAVRRASADPAAADLSYGLGTADDPAFAGMHEASALIAGQSVGAAEAVWRGDAAHAVNFAGGLHHAMPGGAAGFCIYNDAALAVARLLELGAERVAYVDVDVHHGDGVQVAFWDDPRVLTISLHEHPRTLFPQTGWPEETGGGGAEGSAVNVALPAGTGDAGWLRAFHAVVPELLGAFRPQVLVTQHGADTHFEDPLAHLAVSLDAQRAAAEACHDLAHRYADGRWVALGGGGYAVVDVVPRSWTHLAAIAAGRPIEPTSMVPEAWRHEVFRRTRQLAPLRMTDGRTPQWRDFVDDGYDPADRLDQAVLATRRAVFPAHGLLP from the coding sequence ATGAGCGGCCGCGCACAGCTGATGTGGGATGAGGCAGTAACGGGCTACGACTTCGGGTCCGGGCATCCGATGGACCCGGTCCGCCTCGCGCTGACCATGCGTCTGGTGGAGGCTTACGAGCTGGACCGGGGGCCGCTGGAGGTGGTCGCGGCCAAGCCTGCCGGGGACTCCACCCTGCGGCTGGTGCATCGCGAGGACTACATCGGGGCGGTCCGCAGGGCCTCGGCGGATCCCGCTGCCGCGGATCTCTCGTACGGGCTGGGGACGGCGGACGATCCGGCGTTCGCGGGGATGCACGAGGCGTCCGCGCTGATCGCGGGCCAGTCGGTGGGTGCGGCGGAGGCCGTCTGGCGCGGTGATGCGGCGCATGCGGTGAACTTCGCCGGCGGGCTGCACCATGCGATGCCGGGCGGGGCGGCCGGGTTCTGTATCTACAACGACGCGGCGCTGGCGGTCGCCCGGCTGCTGGAGCTGGGCGCCGAGCGGGTCGCGTACGTCGATGTGGATGTGCACCACGGCGACGGGGTGCAGGTGGCTTTCTGGGACGACCCGCGGGTGCTGACGATCTCGCTGCACGAGCATCCGCGGACGCTCTTCCCGCAGACCGGCTGGCCGGAGGAGACCGGCGGCGGGGGCGCGGAGGGCAGCGCGGTGAATGTGGCGCTGCCGGCCGGGACCGGGGACGCGGGGTGGCTGCGGGCCTTTCACGCGGTGGTGCCGGAGCTGCTGGGGGCGTTCCGGCCGCAGGTGCTGGTGACGCAGCACGGTGCCGACACCCACTTCGAGGATCCGCTGGCGCACCTGGCGGTGAGCCTGGACGCTCAGCGCGCGGCGGCGGAGGCCTGTCACGATCTGGCGCACCGGTACGCGGACGGCCGCTGGGTCGCGCTCGGCGGAGGCGGCTATGCGGTGGTGGACGTGGTGCCGCGCAGCTGGACGCATCTGGCCGCGATCGCGGCGGGCCGGCCGATCGAGCCGACCTCCATGGTTCCGGAGGCGTGGCGGCACGAAGTGTTCCGCAGGACGCGGCAGTTGGCGCCGCTGCGGATGACGGACGGCCGTACGCCGCAGTGGCGGGACTTCGTCGACGACGGCTATGACCCGGCCGACCGGCTGGACCAGGCGGTGCTGGCGACCCGCCGGGCGGTGTTCCCGGCGCATGGGCTGCTTCCGTAG
- a CDS encoding MFS transporter, translated as MTVPRVPGARLRHGRVSLALSFFVQGAVFALLVTRIPAIQERYGISDGLLPVFLAAVPVLAGVGSFVAEQVVKRVRAGRVLRCVQPVVCLALLAVGSVGSMAQAAVALGVFGLSVGALDASMNMLGVSLQRAYGRSIMLGFHAAYSLGGIAGASLAWAGAHWKLSLALLYGPVVAVLVPLALLVGRWFVDRDRRDPVEGGAGPAAAVVPVAMRVLLPLCLVMACAYIGDSTVSNWSAKYLQDVLGSSEQLATVPYNVYMVTTLLGRAVGDLGVRRFGAVAVVRTGAVVAAGGFAVVAAAPGAWTGMAGFTLLGFGLCVIVPQTFAAAGRYAGEQHGPGASDLAVARLNIFNYVGFLIGSPLVGALGDSWSYRGAMLVPMALVLVTLVYARSFGAPEARYGDGYERPRTADVG; from the coding sequence ATGACGGTCCCCCGGGTACCAGGAGCGCGGTTACGGCACGGCCGGGTCTCGCTCGCCCTCAGCTTCTTCGTCCAGGGGGCGGTCTTCGCCCTCCTCGTGACCCGCATCCCCGCGATCCAGGAGCGCTACGGGATTTCGGACGGCCTGCTGCCGGTCTTCCTCGCGGCGGTGCCGGTCCTCGCGGGGGTCGGCAGCTTCGTTGCCGAGCAGGTGGTGAAGCGGGTGCGGGCCGGCCGGGTCCTGCGGTGCGTGCAGCCGGTGGTGTGTCTGGCGCTGCTGGCGGTCGGGTCGGTCGGTTCGATGGCGCAGGCCGCCGTGGCGCTGGGGGTCTTCGGGCTGTCCGTGGGGGCTCTGGACGCCTCGATGAACATGCTCGGGGTGAGTCTGCAGCGGGCGTACGGGCGGAGCATCATGCTCGGGTTCCACGCGGCGTACAGCCTGGGCGGCATTGCGGGCGCCTCGCTGGCCTGGGCGGGTGCGCACTGGAAGCTGTCGCTCGCGCTGCTGTACGGGCCGGTGGTGGCGGTGCTGGTGCCGCTGGCGCTGCTCGTGGGCCGCTGGTTCGTGGACCGGGACCGCCGGGATCCGGTGGAGGGCGGGGCGGGGCCGGCGGCGGCCGTTGTGCCCGTCGCGATGCGGGTGTTGTTGCCGCTGTGTCTGGTGATGGCGTGCGCGTACATCGGGGACTCGACCGTCTCCAATTGGAGCGCCAAGTATCTGCAGGACGTGCTGGGGAGCTCGGAGCAGCTGGCCACCGTCCCGTACAACGTCTATATGGTCACCACGCTGCTCGGGCGGGCGGTCGGGGATCTGGGCGTGCGGCGGTTCGGGGCGGTCGCGGTGGTGCGGACCGGGGCGGTGGTCGCGGCGGGCGGGTTCGCGGTGGTGGCGGCGGCTCCGGGGGCCTGGACCGGGATGGCGGGGTTCACGCTGCTGGGGTTCGGGCTGTGTGTGATCGTGCCCCAGACGTTCGCGGCGGCGGGGCGGTACGCCGGTGAGCAGCACGGCCCCGGGGCTTCGGACCTGGCCGTCGCGCGACTGAACATTTTCAACTATGTGGGGTTTCTGATCGGTTCTCCGCTGGTCGGGGCGCTCGGTGATTCCTGGAGCTATCGGGGCGCGATGCTCGTACCGATGGCCCTGGTGCTGGTGACGTTGGTGTATGCCCGATCGTTCGGGGCGCCTGAGGCCCGATACGGTGACGGATATGAGCGGCCGCGCACAGCTGATGTGGGATGA